The following coding sequences lie in one Nitratireductor mangrovi genomic window:
- the hemW gene encoding radical SAM family heme chaperone HemW: MTDPDRAPGFGVYVHWPFCAAKCPYCDFNSHVRHQPVDQAHFVRAFEAELSHMRARTGPREVTSVFIGGGTPSLMQPATVGAILDAIGRLWTVAGDAEVTLEANPSSVEAERFRGYRAAGVTRVSLGVQALNDADLRFLGRLHDVAEARRAIEIARDTFPRLSFDLIYARPGQTPEAWGAELEQAIALAADHLSLYQLTIEEGTPFFALHAARKFAVPDGEHAAELYRMTQQVTAARGLPAYEISNHARPGAESRHNLVYWRYGEYVGVGPGAHGRFVEDGRRIVTITERHPETWCGLVEDRGHGVVDGEILTRSQEADEFLLMGLRLAEGIDLARYEALSGKPLANDRIALLAGEALLAPIGNSRLRATPAGMIVLDAVVADLAR; this comes from the coding sequence ATGACCGACCCCGACCGCGCTCCCGGATTCGGGGTCTATGTGCATTGGCCGTTCTGCGCCGCCAAATGCCCCTATTGCGATTTCAACAGCCATGTCCGTCACCAGCCGGTCGACCAGGCGCATTTCGTGCGCGCTTTCGAAGCCGAGCTTTCCCATATGCGCGCCCGCACCGGCCCGCGCGAGGTCACCAGCGTCTTCATCGGCGGCGGCACGCCGTCGCTGATGCAGCCTGCGACCGTCGGCGCGATCCTCGACGCGATCGGGCGCTTGTGGACCGTCGCCGGTGATGCCGAGGTCACTCTCGAGGCCAACCCGTCCTCTGTCGAGGCCGAGCGTTTCCGCGGCTACCGCGCCGCAGGCGTCACCCGCGTCTCGCTCGGCGTGCAGGCGCTGAACGATGCCGACCTGAGGTTCCTCGGCCGGCTGCACGACGTCGCCGAGGCGCGCCGCGCCATCGAGATTGCCCGCGACACCTTCCCGCGCCTCTCCTTCGACCTGATCTATGCCCGCCCCGGCCAGACCCCGGAGGCGTGGGGCGCGGAACTGGAACAGGCGATCGCTCTCGCCGCCGATCACCTGTCGCTCTACCAGTTGACCATCGAGGAAGGCACGCCCTTCTTCGCGCTCCATGCCGCGCGAAAGTTCGCCGTGCCCGACGGCGAGCATGCCGCCGAACTCTACCGGATGACGCAGCAGGTCACCGCCGCGCGTGGCCTGCCCGCCTACGAGATTTCGAACCACGCCCGCCCCGGCGCGGAAAGCCGCCACAACCTCGTCTACTGGCGTTATGGCGAATATGTCGGCGTCGGCCCCGGCGCCCATGGCCGTTTTGTCGAGGACGGCCGACGCATCGTCACCATCACCGAGCGCCATCCAGAGACCTGGTGCGGCCTGGTCGAGGATCGTGGCCATGGTGTCGTCGACGGCGAAATCCTGACCCGCTCGCAGGAGGCCGACGAGTTCCTGCTCATGGGGCTGCGCCTTGCGGAGGGCATCGACCTTGCCCGCTACGAGGCACTGTCCGGCAAGCCGCTCGCCAATGACCGCATCGCGCTGCTGGCGGGCGAGGCGCTGCTGGCGCCGATCGGCAATTCGCGCCTGCGTGCCACCCCGGCTGGCATGATCGTGCTCGACGCCGTCGTCGCCGACCTGGCGCGCTGA
- a CDS encoding cytochrome P450 — MDTSPAPFVPPAPKPRSSPPSTLQMIRIVYRNPLELWGEPSYNEKWISITTGIGGPLVIANDPRLIKRVLVDNAKNYKMARVRQKILRPILRDGLLTAEGEVWKRSRKAMAPVFTPRHIHGFAGPMLERSRLFAERYEDGATVDVARDMTMLTYDILAETLFSGEIAGEAGSFAKQVDHLFETMGRVDPLDLLGAPDWLPRITRLRGRKTMAFFRQIVADTMAMRKDRLRADPDGVPNDFLTLLLKAEGPDGLGADEIKDNIITFIGAGHETTARALGWTLYCLAEAPWERDRVEAEIDAVTAGEPDPVKWLEKMPATRAAFEEAMRLYPPAASISREAVEEDRFEDLRIVKGAQIQVMPWTVHRHRKLWDNPEAFMPARFLPENRDRIDRFQYLPFGAGPRVCIGASFAMQEAVIALGVLLSRYRFDTVAETKPWPVQKLTTQPEGGLPMRVSRR, encoded by the coding sequence ATGGACACCTCGCCCGCCCCCTTCGTGCCGCCGGCGCCGAAGCCGCGCAGCTCGCCGCCCTCGACGCTGCAGATGATCCGCATCGTCTACAGGAACCCGCTCGAACTGTGGGGCGAGCCTTCCTACAACGAAAAATGGATATCGATCACCACCGGGATCGGCGGGCCGCTGGTGATCGCCAACGATCCGCGGCTGATCAAGCGGGTGCTGGTCGACAACGCGAAGAACTACAAGATGGCGCGGGTGCGCCAGAAGATCCTGCGGCCGATCCTGCGCGACGGGCTGCTGACGGCCGAAGGCGAGGTTTGGAAACGCTCGCGCAAGGCGATGGCGCCGGTGTTCACGCCGCGCCATATCCACGGCTTTGCCGGGCCGATGCTGGAACGGTCGCGGCTTTTTGCCGAGCGCTACGAAGACGGCGCAACGGTCGACGTCGCCCGCGACATGACCATGCTCACCTACGATATCCTGGCCGAGACGCTGTTTTCAGGCGAGATCGCCGGCGAGGCCGGCAGTTTCGCCAAGCAGGTCGACCATCTGTTCGAGACGATGGGCCGCGTCGACCCGCTCGACCTGCTCGGCGCACCGGACTGGCTGCCACGCATCACGCGGCTGCGCGGGCGCAAGACGATGGCCTTCTTCCGTCAGATCGTCGCCGACACAATGGCAATGCGCAAGGATCGGCTGCGGGCCGACCCGGACGGGGTGCCCAACGATTTCCTGACGCTGCTCCTTAAGGCGGAGGGCCCGGACGGGCTCGGCGCCGACGAGATCAAGGACAACATCATCACCTTCATCGGCGCCGGCCACGAGACGACGGCGCGCGCGCTCGGCTGGACGCTCTACTGCCTGGCCGAGGCGCCATGGGAGCGCGACAGGGTCGAGGCCGAGATCGACGCGGTCACGGCCGGCGAACCGGACCCGGTGAAGTGGCTGGAAAAGATGCCGGCGACGCGCGCCGCCTTCGAGGAGGCGATGCGGCTCTACCCGCCGGCGGCCTCGATCAGCCGCGAAGCGGTGGAGGAGGACAGGTTCGAGGACCTCCGCATCGTCAAGGGTGCGCAGATCCAGGTGATGCCTTGGACGGTGCACCGGCACCGCAAGCTCTGGGACAACCCGGAAGCCTTCATGCCGGCGCGCTTCCTGCCGGAAAACCGCGACCGGATCGATCGCTTCCAGTATCTGCCGTTCGGCGCCGGGCCGCGGGTGTGCATCGGTGCCAGCTTCGCCATGCAGGAGGCGGTGATCGCGCTCGGCGTGCTGTTGTCTCGCTACCGCTTCGACACGGTCGCCGAAACGAAACCGTGGCCGGTGCAGAAGCTGACGACACAGCCCGAGGGCGGGCTGCCGATGCGGGTCAGCCGGCGCTAG
- the hrcA gene encoding heat-inducible transcriptional repressor HrcA encodes MTKPLLDQTLEALDSRSRDIFRLIVDSYLRDGDPVGSRNLSRMLPSSLSPATVRNVMSDLEHLGLIYSPHISAGRLPTQKGLRFFVDAFMEIGDLSEDDRRVIEAQVKASGSDASLEHMLTEASQMLSGMSRGAGLVLAAKSETGLKHIEFIQLEPQKALAVLVSQTGDVENRIIELPAGVTAAQLHEASNFLNAHIRGRTLGEARAEIARLMEETRAALDTLSQDLVEKGLAVWAGADAGAPARLIVRGRANLLENLTAEADIELLKHLFDDLETKEGLVQLLNLAEEGSGVRIFIGSENKLFSLSGSSLIVAPYRDQESRVIGALGVIGPTRLNYARIVPMVDYTAQVISRLMQ; translated from the coding sequence ATGACCAAACCGCTGCTCGATCAGACACTTGAAGCGCTCGACAGCCGCTCGCGCGACATCTTCCGGCTCATCGTCGATTCCTATCTGCGCGACGGCGACCCGGTCGGCTCGCGCAATCTGTCACGCATGCTGCCCTCGTCGCTGTCACCCGCGACGGTACGCAACGTGATGAGCGATCTGGAGCATCTCGGGCTCATCTATTCGCCACACATCTCGGCGGGCCGGCTGCCAACGCAGAAGGGCCTGCGCTTCTTCGTCGACGCCTTCATGGAGATCGGCGACCTGTCGGAAGACGACCGGCGTGTCATCGAGGCGCAGGTCAAGGCCTCGGGCAGCGACGCCTCGCTGGAGCACATGCTGACCGAGGCGAGCCAGATGCTCTCGGGCATGTCGCGCGGCGCAGGGCTGGTGCTGGCGGCCAAGAGCGAGACCGGGCTGAAACATATCGAGTTCATCCAGCTGGAGCCGCAGAAGGCGCTGGCGGTGCTGGTTTCGCAGACGGGAGACGTCGAAAACCGCATCATCGAACTGCCGGCCGGGGTTACGGCGGCGCAGCTTCACGAGGCGTCGAACTTCCTCAACGCGCATATCCGCGGCCGCACGCTGGGCGAGGCGCGCGCGGAGATCGCACGGCTGATGGAGGAGACCCGTGCGGCCCTCGACACGCTGTCGCAGGATCTCGTCGAAAAGGGCCTCGCGGTCTGGGCCGGCGCGGACGCCGGCGCGCCGGCGCGGCTGATCGTGCGCGGGCGCGCCAATCTTCTGGAAAACCTCACAGCCGAGGCCGACATCGAGCTCCTGAAACATCTGTTCGACGATCTGGAGACCAAGGAAGGGCTGGTGCAACTCCTGAACCTTGCCGAGGAAGGCTCGGGCGTGCGCATCTTCATCGGTTCCGAAAACAAGCTCTTTTCGCTGTCGGGCTCATCGCTGATCGTGGCGCCCTATCGCGACCAGGAATCGCGGGTGATCGGCGCGCTCGGCGTGATCGGTCCGACCCGGCTCAACTATGCGCGCATCGTGCCGATGGTCGACTATACGGCGCAGGTGATCTCGCGGCTGATGCAGTAG
- a CDS encoding non-canonical purine NTP pyrophosphatase: MRRLDTTRIVVATHNKGKLAEISELIAPYGLEAKSAGDYGLPEPPEDGTTFEENAYTKAFAAALATGLPALSDDSGLCVDALGGEPGVHTADWAEKPDGSGRDFLMAMRTVEDRLQEQDATTADKRAGRFVAVLCLAWPDGHAEYFRGEVEGTLVWPPRGDRGFGYDPVFKPDGYDQTFGEMSAGEKHAWEAGRGDLGLSHRARAFAKFATAMLEPA, translated from the coding sequence ATGCGCCGTCTCGATACGACAAGGATCGTGGTCGCCACCCACAACAAGGGCAAGCTGGCCGAGATTTCCGAGCTCATCGCGCCATACGGGCTGGAGGCGAAGTCGGCGGGTGACTACGGTCTTCCCGAGCCGCCCGAGGACGGCACCACCTTCGAGGAAAACGCCTACACCAAGGCCTTTGCGGCCGCCTTGGCCACCGGCCTGCCGGCACTTTCCGACGATTCGGGCCTGTGCGTCGACGCGCTTGGCGGCGAGCCCGGCGTCCACACCGCCGACTGGGCCGAGAAGCCCGACGGTTCCGGGCGCGACTTTCTGATGGCGATGCGGACGGTCGAGGACCGCCTTCAGGAGCAGGACGCAACCACGGCCGACAAGCGCGCCGGCCGCTTCGTTGCCGTGCTCTGCCTTGCCTGGCCGGACGGGCATGCCGAATATTTTCGCGGCGAGGTCGAAGGTACGCTTGTCTGGCCGCCGCGCGGCGACCGGGGCTTCGGCTACGATCCCGTCTTCAAGCCCGACGGCTACGATCAGACCTTCGGCGAGATGAGCGCCGGCGAAAAACACGCCTGGGAAGCCGGCCGCGGCGACCTTGGCCTGTCGCATCGCGCCCGCGCCTTCGCCAAATTCGCTACCGCGATGCTGGAACCGGCATGA
- a CDS encoding YraN family protein produces the protein MEADGPARRQRAYRKGHYGERLAALALRAKGYRIVARRYRTRLGEIDLIARRGDLVAFVEVKARPTLAAAMEAVGPLAARRIEGAADMWLSRQRDYARLSVRFDLVAILPWRWPVHVENVFSGRF, from the coding sequence GTGGAAGCTGACGGCCCCGCGCGCCGGCAACGCGCCTACCGCAAGGGCCATTACGGCGAACGCCTTGCCGCGCTGGCGCTGCGCGCCAAGGGGTACCGCATCGTCGCACGCCGCTACCGCACCCGGCTCGGCGAGATCGACCTGATCGCGCGGCGCGGCGATCTCGTTGCCTTCGTCGAGGTCAAGGCGCGTCCGACGCTCGCCGCGGCGATGGAGGCGGTCGGGCCGCTCGCCGCGCGCCGCATCGAGGGTGCGGCCGACATGTGGCTGTCGCGCCAGCGCGACTACGCCCGCCTTTCCGTCCGCTTCGACCTCGTCGCCATCCTGCCCTGGCGCTGGCCGGTCCACGTCGAGAACGTCTTTTCCGGCCGCTTCTGA
- the rph gene encoding ribonuclease PH, with the protein MRPSRRKPDEMRAIGFERGVSKHAEGSCLVKFGDTHILCTASLEERVPPWLRNSGRGWVTAEYGMLPRSTGDRMRREASSGKQGGRTLEIQRLIGRSLRAVVDLEALGEVQITVDCDVLQADGGTRTASITGGFIALHDCLAWMEVRSMTSVSKVLKDHVAAISCGLHDGEPVLDLDYLEDSAAGTDANFVMTGKGGIVEIQGTAEGEPFTDEQFSELMKLARKGIGRLVELQKMAIG; encoded by the coding sequence ATGCGCCCTTCCAGACGGAAGCCCGACGAGATGCGCGCCATCGGCTTCGAGCGCGGCGTCTCCAAACATGCCGAGGGCTCCTGCCTGGTCAAGTTCGGCGACACCCACATCCTGTGCACGGCCAGCCTCGAGGAGCGGGTGCCGCCATGGCTGCGCAATTCCGGCCGCGGCTGGGTGACGGCCGAATACGGCATGCTGCCGCGCTCGACCGGCGACCGCATGCGACGCGAGGCCAGCAGCGGCAAGCAGGGCGGCCGCACGCTCGAAATCCAGCGCCTGATCGGCCGCTCATTGCGCGCCGTCGTCGATCTCGAGGCGCTGGGCGAGGTCCAGATCACTGTCGATTGCGATGTGCTGCAGGCCGATGGCGGCACCCGCACCGCCTCGATCACCGGCGGCTTCATCGCGTTGCACGACTGCCTCGCCTGGATGGAGGTGCGCAGCATGACCTCGGTCTCCAAAGTGCTGAAGGACCATGTCGCGGCCATCTCCTGCGGCCTCCACGATGGTGAGCCGGTGCTCGATCTTGACTATCTGGAGGACTCGGCCGCCGGCACCGACGCCAACTTCGTCATGACCGGCAAGGGCGGCATCGTCGAGATCCAGGGCACGGCCGAGGGGGAGCCCTTCACCGACGAGCAGTTCTCCGAACTGATGAAGCTTGCCCGCAAGGGCATCGGCCGACTCGTCGAACTGCAGAAGATGGCGATCGGGTAG
- the rsmI gene encoding 16S rRNA (cytidine(1402)-2'-O)-methyltransferase: MDERPGKKRGYVIGQAEMTARPLESALYLVATPIGNLADITLRALEVLAGADIVACEDTRVTRILLERYGIRRRMMAYHEHNAAEAGPRLLAALSDGGSVALVSDAGTPLVSDPGYRLAVEAIADGHRVVPIPGASSVLAALVASGLPSDAFFFAGFLPVKAGQRRTRLEEIAPVPGTLVFLESPRRLAASLAAMAETLGGARRAAVCRELTKAFEETRRGSLAELAAHYDQAGAPKGEVVVCVAPPEAGAPPVDVDIDALLLSLVAEMPAAKAAAEAARQTGLARQELYRRLVALKESNRGS; this comes from the coding sequence ATGGACGAGAGGCCCGGCAAGAAGCGCGGTTATGTGATCGGACAGGCCGAAATGACGGCGCGGCCGCTGGAGTCGGCGCTTTATCTGGTCGCAACCCCGATCGGCAATCTCGCCGACATCACGCTGCGTGCCCTCGAGGTTCTGGCCGGCGCCGACATCGTTGCTTGCGAGGATACGCGCGTCACCCGAATCCTGCTCGAACGCTACGGGATCAGGCGCCGGATGATGGCCTACCACGAGCACAACGCCGCCGAGGCCGGCCCGCGCCTGCTCGCGGCGCTCTCCGATGGTGGTTCGGTCGCGCTCGTTTCCGACGCCGGAACGCCGCTGGTCTCCGATCCCGGCTACCGGCTCGCCGTCGAGGCGATCGCAGACGGTCACCGGGTCGTACCGATCCCCGGCGCATCTTCCGTGCTGGCCGCGCTCGTCGCCTCCGGCCTGCCTTCGGACGCGTTCTTCTTTGCCGGCTTCCTTCCGGTGAAGGCCGGCCAGCGCCGCACCCGGCTGGAGGAAATCGCGCCCGTTCCCGGCACGCTCGTTTTTCTGGAATCGCCCCGCCGCCTCGCCGCCTCGCTCGCCGCCATGGCCGAGACGCTCGGCGGCGCGCGCCGCGCCGCCGTCTGCCGCGAACTCACCAAGGCCTTCGAGGAGACCCGCCGAGGTTCCCTCGCCGAACTTGCTGCGCATTATGATCAAGCCGGCGCGCCGAAGGGCGAGGTGGTGGTCTGCGTCGCTCCGCCCGAGGCTGGGGCACCACCGGTCGATGTCGACATTGACGCGTTGCTGTTGTCGCTGGTCGCCGAGATGCCGGCGGCGAAGGCGGCGGCCGAGGCCGCGCGCCAGACCGGGCTGGCGAGGCAGGAGCTTTACCGCCGCCTGGTCGCCCTCAAGGAAAGCAATCGTGGAAGCTGA
- a CDS encoding VOC family protein, with product MTPAAILEAALYVDDLDAAEAFYGETLGLTRISAVEGRHVFFRCGSALVLLFDAEATEVPPAQDARLPVPPHGARGPGHLCFAASGDEIVRWKARLQNAGVAIEADFEWPQGGRSIYFRDPAGNSLEFAEPKIWGL from the coding sequence ATGACCCCCGCCGCCATCCTCGAAGCCGCGCTCTATGTCGACGACCTCGACGCAGCCGAGGCCTTTTACGGCGAGACCCTGGGACTGACGCGCATCTCCGCAGTCGAGGGCCGCCACGTTTTTTTCCGCTGTGGGAGCGCCCTGGTGTTGCTCTTCGATGCCGAAGCGACCGAGGTACCGCCGGCGCAGGATGCCCGCCTGCCGGTGCCGCCGCACGGCGCGCGCGGGCCCGGCCATCTCTGCTTTGCCGCTTCCGGCGACGAAATCGTACGCTGGAAAGCCCGTCTTCAGAATGCCGGCGTGGCGATTGAGGCCGATTTCGAATGGCCGCAGGGTGGCCGCTCGATCTATTTCCGCGATCCCGCCGGCAATTCGCTCGAATTCGCCGAACCGAAAATCTGGGGCCTCTGA
- a CDS encoding cyclase family protein produces the protein MCHHCVIDSVKERMLSRRDFFKGSAVAGAAAVASAAAPAPLFAQKAMPTRAEDLTHELYEEFPTFFNQQQLFKEVLFNYDEHKFNINEWRFNEHTGTHMDAPLHFSADGRSVAEIPVDDLVCPLVIVDIREKAAENADAQVTPDDILAWTSANGDIPEGACVAMLSGWGAHLGTDKFRNPDADGKIMHFPGFHIEAAEMLMEAPSVKGIAVDTLSLDHGPSPDFAVHYAWLPSGRWGLECVANLESLPASGATLIVGAPKLRGGTGGPSRLFAMV, from the coding sequence ATGTGCCATCACTGCGTCATCGACAGCGTCAAGGAGCGAATGCTCTCGCGCCGCGACTTCTTCAAGGGTTCGGCCGTCGCCGGCGCGGCCGCCGTAGCATCGGCCGCCGCGCCTGCGCCGCTTTTCGCCCAGAAGGCGATGCCGACCAGGGCCGAGGACCTGACCCACGAGCTCTACGAGGAGTTCCCGACCTTCTTCAATCAGCAGCAATTGTTCAAAGAGGTGCTCTTCAATTATGACGAGCACAAGTTCAACATAAACGAGTGGCGCTTCAACGAGCACACCGGTACGCACATGGACGCGCCTTTGCACTTTTCGGCCGACGGCAGGTCGGTTGCCGAAATCCCCGTCGACGATCTCGTCTGCCCGCTGGTCATCGTCGACATTCGCGAGAAGGCAGCCGAAAACGCCGACGCACAGGTCACGCCCGACGACATCTTGGCCTGGACGAGCGCCAATGGCGATATTCCCGAAGGCGCCTGCGTGGCGATGCTGTCCGGCTGGGGCGCGCATCTCGGCACTGACAAGTTTCGCAATCCGGATGCCGACGGCAAGATCATGCATTTCCCCGGCTTCCACATCGAGGCGGCTGAGATGCTGATGGAGGCGCCCTCGGTCAAGGGCATCGCCGTCGACACGCTGTCGCTCGACCATGGCCCTTCGCCGGATTTCGCCGTCCATTACGCCTGGCTGCCCTCGGGGCGCTGGGGGCTGGAATGTGTCGCCAACCTGGAAAGCCTGCCGGCCAGCGGCGCGACCCTAATCGTCGGCGCGCCCAAGCTGCGCGGCGGCACCGGCGGCCCGTCGCGGCTGTTCGCCATGGTCTGA
- a CDS encoding methyltransferase domain-containing protein has protein sequence MGSDEDFAALERRGWAEEETAKAYARDFARASEMAVPRLVSDVMAKRGMKVLDLCCGQGIVARGLVEAGAEVTGLDFSPAMLVIASDEVPEATFVEGNAMAMPFEDASFDAVTMGFGMPHVPDPPAAMAEARRVLKPGGRFAYSVWQDTELSAFTYVFTAIGRHGSPHITLPPGPGATDYADPARAFPAMEAAGFTEVSLGEVDSRWHIDNPGAPFDFFLEGTVRGGSLLRPQPASSKKAIRSAVADIVMANHGPNAPWDVPMPSVVVSGTAE, from the coding sequence ATGGGTTCAGACGAAGACTTTGCCGCGCTGGAACGGCGTGGATGGGCCGAGGAAGAAACAGCCAAAGCCTATGCCAGAGATTTTGCAAGGGCATCCGAAATGGCGGTTCCTCGCCTTGTCTCCGATGTGATGGCCAAGCGTGGAATGAAGGTGCTCGATCTGTGTTGCGGTCAGGGCATCGTCGCGCGTGGCCTGGTTGAAGCCGGCGCCGAGGTAACGGGGCTAGATTTTTCACCCGCCATGCTGGTCATTGCCTCCGATGAAGTCCCAGAGGCGACCTTTGTCGAAGGCAACGCTATGGCTATGCCCTTCGAAGATGCGTCCTTCGACGCAGTGACAATGGGTTTCGGAATGCCGCACGTACCAGATCCGCCGGCAGCGATGGCAGAGGCCCGCAGGGTCTTGAAACCCGGCGGCCGCTTCGCCTACTCCGTCTGGCAAGACACCGAACTTTCGGCTTTCACCTACGTTTTCACGGCCATCGGCAGACACGGGTCGCCGCACATCACCTTGCCGCCCGGACCCGGCGCAACCGATTATGCCGATCCGGCGCGTGCATTTCCGGCGATGGAGGCGGCAGGCTTCACGGAGGTAAGTTTGGGCGAGGTCGACAGCCGCTGGCACATCGACAATCCGGGCGCTCCCTTCGATTTCTTCCTTGAGGGAACCGTACGGGGAGGTTCGCTCCTACGTCCGCAACCGGCCTCGAGCAAGAAAGCGATCCGTTCTGCGGTCGCTGACATCGTGATGGCGAATCATGGACCAAACGCACCCTGGGACGTTCCCATGCCGTCCGTAGTTGTTTCAGGCACGGCGGAATGA